Within Longimicrobium sp., the genomic segment GGCCGCGCCAACGGCACGAACCCCATCCCCATCATCGTGCCCTGTCACCGCGTCATCGGCACGGACGGCAGTCTGACCGGCTACGGCGGCGGCCTGGAGACCAAGCGCCGTCTGCTGGAGCTGGAAGGTGCTGCCGTCTGAGCGCGCGCGGCGGGCGCCCCTGGACGCCCGCCTGCGGCCGGTTCGACAGTCCTCAAACGTGACGGGTCCGCCTCAGTAGCACAGGCACTTCGTTCCACCCATGCCGTTGCTGACGCAGGAGCCGCCGTAGTAGCCGGCCCCGATACAGTAGTTGTTGCAGAAGTTGTGGTCGCAGGCGCGGGCGGCGCCGGCCGAGGGGTCCTGCGGTGTTTCCGCGAACGCCTGCGTAGCGCCGAAGCCGAGGGCGGCGACCAGCGCCGCGCCGAACAGCGTACGTCCGAGAGCCGGTCCGTAACGTCTCATGGCGTCCTCCTGGGAGTGAGTGCTCAGGAACCCTAGTGTGCCGCGTCCGTTTGCAAGAAACATGCTGAGCTTGTCCTAGTAAGGCTGAAAAAGAGCGGTGTGCAGGCCGAAGAGACATCGCTTCGATCGAAGTACACGAAAGCCGGGCCGATGCGCGGCCCGCCCGTGTTCCACCGGCGCGGGTCCTTCAGCCCACCGCGCGCAGGAAGTCGATCTTCACCACCCGCGTGCCGTGCCCGGCGAAGTCGACCTCCACCCGGTCGCCGTTGACCCCCAGCACCATCCCCTCGCCGAAGGTGCCGTGCACCACCTCCTCGCCCACCGCGAAGGCGGGCGCCTCCTCCTCGTCCGCGTCCGCCGTCGAGGGAGAGAGCGCCGGCTCGGCGGCGCCCTCGCGGCGGGCCTCCGCCTCCAGCCTGGCGGCCGGCGGGTTGACGTCGTTGTCGCAGTGGCCGCAGGCGAAGCCCTCGGGGCGGCTCTCGCCGAAGTACTCCAGGATCATCTTCGTGCGGCAGCGCGCCGTGCGGCAGTAGCGGATCATCTCCTCCAGCTTGCGGCGGTCGCGCTGGCGGCGCTCCTCGTAGTCGGTCAGCTCGCGGGAGAGGTCGGCCGCCGTCACGTCGGGCGCCAGGCGCTCCCACACGCCGCCGCGGTGCTCGCGCACCATCCCGTGCCGCTTGAGCAGGGTGAGGACGATGCGCGCCTTGCGCCGCGGCACGTCGGCCATCTCGGCGATCTGGTCCAGCGCGCGCTTCTCCTCCAGCGCCGTGTTGTTGACGATGCGCGCCACCGCGATCGCCTCCTGCAGGTCCGGGTACTTGCCGCCCAGGAAGTACCCCTGCACCTGGCTGTCCTCCACCCGGTAGAACACCGTGCAGCGCGACGGCAGCCCGTCGCGCCCCGCGCGCCCCGCCTCCTGATAGTACGCCTCCAGCGAGCCGGGGAAGTGGTAGTGCACCACGAAGCGGATGTCGGGCTTGTCGATCCCCAGCCCGAAGGCGTTGGTGGCCACCACCGCCTTCACCTGCCCCGCCATGAAGCGGTCCTGCGCCTCGTGCCGCTCGGCGGGCCCCAGCTTCCCGTGGTAGAGCGCCAGCTCGTGCCGCTCGCCGAACTCGCGGTGGATGCGCTCCGCCTCCTTCACCGTGGCCACGTAGACGATCCCCGTCCCCTCCGCCCGGCGGAGCCAGCGCTCCAGCGCCGCGTCCTTCTCGCTCTCGTTGACGGTGGGCACCACCTCCAGGAAGAGGTTGGGCCGCACCAGCTCGGCCACGTGCACGAACACGTCCTGCATGCGGAGCTGGTGGACGATGTCCTCGCGCACCTCGGGGCTGGCCGTGGCGGTGAGCGCCATCACCGGCGGCCCTCCCAGCCGCTGGGCGATCCCGCCCAGCATCATGTAGTCGGGGCGGAAGTCGTGCCCCCACTGGCTCACGCAGTGCGCCTCGTCCACCACGAAGAGCGAGACCTGCCGCTCCAGCAACAGCTCGAAGAAGTCGCGGTCGCGGAAGCGCTCCGGCGTCACGTACAGGATCTTCCCCTCGCCCTCGACCACGGCGGCCTCCGCCTCGCGCTTCTCGCGCGCCGAGAGCGACGAGTTGATGGTCCAGGCGTCCACCCCCAGCTCGTCCAGCTTGTCCGTCTGGTCCTTCATCAGCGCGATGAGCGGCGAGACCACCACGGTGAGGCCGGGCAGGAGCAGGGCGGGGAGCTGGTAGAGGAGGCTCTTCCCCGCGCCCGTGGGCATGATGACGAGCGCGTCGCGCCCCTCCAGCACGGCGCGGATCACCTCCTCCTGCCCGGGGCGGAACTCCTCCAGTCCGAAGGAGGAGCGCAGCACTTCGTGGATGTCGGCGGTGGGCGCGCCGGCGTCGGCAACGGTGGTCAAGCGGCTCAGCTGGCGAAGGTTCGGGCGTTTCGGGGACTTCCGCCGGGGAAGCAAGGGGCGGACCAGAGGCGGGGTGTCTCGGTGGCGAGACGGACACGGCGCCCGCATATTGGGCCCGCGCAGGCGTCCCGACTTCCGCTTCCCGACTCCCGTCTTCCCGATGAGCGACAGCCACGGCTCCGCCCCGCAGCAGCGCGGCAGGTTCATCGTCCTGGAGGGGATCGACGGGTCGGGGACCACCACGCAGCTCGGCGCGCTCAGGGCGCACTTCGAGCGCACGGGGCGGCGCGCCGTCTTCACCCACCAGCCGAGCGATGGGCCCGTGGGGATGCTGATCCGCCTGGCGCTCCAGCGGCGGCTGGTCGGCGCGAATTATGACTCGCACGACCCGGAGCATCCCTCGCGGAGAGAGGCCGAGCAGTTCGACGCGCAGGCGCTCGCGCTGCTCTTCGCCGCCGACCGCGCGGACCACGTGGCCACGCAGGTGCGCCCGAACCTGCAGGCCGGGCGCCACGTGGTCTGCGACCGCTACCTCCTCTCCACGCTCGCCTACCAGGGGCTCCACGCCGACCTCGACTGGCTGGTCGCGATCAACCGCCCCGCGCTCGTCCCCGACCTCACGCTCTTCCTGGACCTCCCCGCCGCGGCCGCCGCCGAGCGGATGCGGCGCGCACGGTGGCGGCGGGAGATGTACGAGACCGAGCGCGAGCAGCAGGCAATCCGCGACCGCTACCTGGAGGTGATCGGGCGGGGCCTCCCCGCCCTCGGCCGCGTCGAGGTGGTCGACGCCTCGCGGCCGGCCGAGGAGGTGTCCGCCGAGCTGGCCGCGCGGGTGGAGGCGTTCCTGGGGGCGGCCGCGCGCCCCTGATCCCGCGTTTCGGAGCATCGTCCTGGTTCCGAACAGATCGGGATCACGCAGAGACGCAGAGACACAGAGCACCCCCTTTTCCTCTGTGTCTCTGTGTCTCTGCGTGAGATTTTCAGGACCTGTGCCCGAACGATCATCTGCAAAGCGGTATGATCTCCAGGGTTCGGGCACGACGCGAAGCGGCACGGGAGCCGGTACTCAGGCTCCCGTGCCGCTTCGTGTCCATCCCCGGCCCCGGCCCCGGCCCCGGCGTGGCTCGGGGCCGCCGCACGGCTTCAGACCGTGGCGAGCGGCTCCGCCAGCTCCGCCTCGGCGGCCCCCAGGTGCGACGCCGCGTCGAGCGTGTAGTTCTCCAGCTCCTGGCGGAAGACCTCCACCTCCCAGTCGCCGTGCGCGGCCTGCCACGACTGGTCGCTCGCGCGGTTGGCGGCCTCCAGCAGCTTGGCCCGCAGCTCGGTCCGGCGCTCGGTGACGGCGCGGCGGAAGTAGTACCGCGCCAGGGTGTCGTCGTAGCGGTACTGCCAGTACTCGGGCACCTGCTTCTCCTCGATGAGCGCCGCCGCGGCGGCGCGCAGCGGCTCGAGGCTCTCCTCGCCCTCCACCAGGTAGTAGAGGACCTGGTGCTGCGCGTACACGCGCAGCCGCGCCAGCGACACCTCTACGGCCGGCGGGACCACGTCCTCCCCCCGGCCGTGGCAGAGCCGGTCCAGGGTGTCGAAGGCCTCGCGGGCGTACTGGATCGCGTAGCGCAGGGGGATGTACTTGGCCTTCTCGAACCCTTCGCGGACGTGCGGGGGCAGCCGCCAGACCGGCTTCATCCGGTAGCTCTTCCACAGGTGGAACTGGAGGTAGGCCAGCCCCACGCCCAGCCGGGCGCACTCCTCGGGATCGGAGGCCTCGGCGTACCGCCGCTCCAGGGAGCCGATCTCGTCCCGGGCCAGCGGCAGGGTGTCGTTCTGCTCCAGCGCCGCCGCGGCGAAGATCAGCCGCAGGCAGAGCGCCTGCCGCCGCTCCGGGTCCTTCAGCAGCTCCACCAGGTTCTTGTGCATCCCGGCCACCCACAGCGCCGTGGCGGCCACCACCAGGTCGCGCAGCACGCCGGGCTCGCGGTCGGCGGCGTAGTAGAGCGAGATCAGCCGGTTGCGGATCTGGCGGCGGGCCTCCTCGCCGCGGGCCAGGAGCGAGTCCAGGCAGTGGCGGATCTCCTCGTGCAGGTCCTCGGGGAACGAGAAGCGCAGCAGGCCGAAGTGGAGGAAGGTGTCCAGCCCGTGCAGGGCCGAGTCCGGCACCCGCGCGTGCAGGTGGTCCAGGCGCCGGTCGAGCCCGTTGCGCAGCGCCACCGCCAGCTCGTACTCGCGCTGCGAGTAGTCGTCGAACTGCTTGCGGATGGCCCGCGCCTCGTTCTCCACCGCCTGGCGGAACTCCGGCTTCTGCATCTCGCGCATGGAGCTGTCCAGATCCTCCAGGCGCCGCTTCAGGTCGTGCTCGCCCAGGGTGGGGAGCCACACCTTCTCCAGGAAGGGGAAGCGCTTCATGTTCTCGATGATCTCCAGCTCCTTCATGTCGACGGGGAGCTCCCCCTCTTCGCGGGAGCCGTCGGAAGTGTCCAGCAGCTGGAGCAGGTTGCGCATCTTCGCGGCCAGCTCGGCCAGCTCGGCGCGCGCCTCCCCGGGGTCGCGGCGGACCGCCGGGTGCTGCGGGGCGTAGGTGGCCTTGAAGATGAAGTAGTCGTCGTCGCGCAGCACCGTGACCGGCGTGCCGCCCACCTCGGCCTGCAGCCGCGGCGCGATCCCCGACTTCTCGATCGCGGAGCGGAACACCTCCGACGACACGTAGAAGCGCGGGATCGTGGCGGCGGGGCGGGTCTTCGCCTGGTCCAGGAGCGCGATCAGCGAGGTGATGGCCGCGGCGTCGGCGAAGTTGTTCAGCGTGCGGTCGGGGCGCAGCTCGTCGAGGGCCGCCTTCACCCGGTCGAACTCCTCGCTGGTGATGATCTTCGCGTAGTCCACCTCGCTGGGGGCGATCCGCAGCCGGCCCTTCTCGCGCCACGACTTCAGCCGGCGGTGCCAGCCCCCCGAGATGCACTGGACGGCCTTGAAGAAGCGGGCGGCCTCGCCGGCCTGCCGGTGCGTGAACTCGCGGAGCTGCTCCTCCGTCATCCGCTCCACGCTCAGGGTCCCGTCGGGGTCCGGCGTGCCGATCCCCACCTTCACCAGGAACTCGGTGGTGAGCCGGTCCAGGTCGGTCCGCACGCCCACGTCGAAGCCGTACTTCAGCAGCCCCACGAACTCCGCCTGGTGCGGGGGGAGCAGGCCGAAGTCGCCCACCCAGCCCCCGGCCGCCAGCGAGCGCACCAGGGCCTGCGGGGTGTGGAAGTGGTGGATCAGCCGGCCGAAGCCCTCGCCGGGGGTGAAGAACGCCAGCATCCCCAGGGCGGCGTCGCGCACGTCGGCGGTGTCGAAGTACGTCCTCACCTGGTACCCGGCGGCCTCCAGCGCGAAGTCCTGGAGCTGTTCCTCCAGCCGGGCCAGGAACCCCGATGCGGCCTCTCTCAGCGTGCTGCTCATCGGCGGCTTGCCTCTATGGTATGTAGACGTTCAGCACGGGCTCCGCGGCCGCGGGCCTCTCCTCGACCTCGATCGCGATGATCGCGTTGAGCAGCTGTTCGAACTCGCGCTCCGTGCTGGCCTCCTGGGGCAGTCCCAGGAAGTAGGCCTGCTGGAGCTCCCGCGGGATGTCGAGCTCCAGCACCACGTCGTGCTCCCAGCGGACGAACACCTGGCTGGGGAGCTCCTCGAACGTGCAGCCGTTCTCCTCCACGCCGCGCGCGAACTCCCCGCGCGCCTCCGCTCCCAGGCGCACGCACTCCGAGAAGATGTGGGAGAGGCGCTTCTGCACGGTCACCTGGTCGGTATCCCCCCGGGTGCGAACCAGGGGCGACAGCACGAACGCAAGGATCGGGTGGAGCACCGAGAGGTTCCGCATCAGGAGCGGGTGCACGTCCTCGCCATCCACGTGCAGCTCGTTGAGCTCCAGCAGGCGCGCCACCACGTACTGCGCGTACTCCTGCTGGAACAGGTGCGAGCGGAGCACCTCCACGTACAGCCAGAACGAGGAGTGCTCGTCGGGCCACTGCGGCGGGGCGGGGAAGTACCTGGCCAGCGCCACCAGCGCGTCCATGTGGAGCGCGGCGGGGTCGCGGGCCCCCGGGACGGTGAAGTGCCCCTTGCGCCGGATCTGCCCCAGGACGCGGGTGAAGCCGGAAGGCGGCAGGTACGCCGCGATCAGCTCCAGCATCCTGGGCACGTAGTGCTCGGGGCAGGGGGCGTCGGGGTCCCAGCCCCGCACCAGCCGGTTCAGCGCCTTGCGGAAGATCCGCTGCGCGGTGACCACGTCCTCGGAGCGCTGCAGGAGCGACTCGACGTACTCCTCGCTGCTCCCCAGCTCCACCAGGGCGTGCTCGCGCTGGCCGTAGAGCACGCGCTGGATCTCGTCCTCCCACCGGGCCGCGGTGGGCTTCCTGCGCAGCTCCAGGGTGTCGCGGTAGTAGTCAGACCGGCTCGGCATCGCTTCCTCCGCACGTGGCGTAGTACTCCTCGAGGGCGTGGAACAGCCCGGGGCAGGGGCACACCTCGCAGTAGCCGAGGGGGTCGTTCGCCGCCCCGGCGCGCCGGTGCGCCCGCGCGTAGCGGGCCCACGCGCTGTGGTCCAGGAGCACGGGGCGGAACTCCACCCGCGTGGTGTCCAGGGGGCCCAGGACGTACTCGTCCACCCCGTCGGCCACCCGGTAGTGCCCCTCCACGTTGATCGTCAGCCCCGCGCCCCGCTCGTCGCGCTCGCGGGTGGGGTGGAAGATCAGGCTGGTGAGCGCGTTCGCCACGGTGGGCACGTGCGCCGCCGCGTCGACGGCCACGGTGGGCACCCGCAGCAGGAGGGCGAAGGTGGGGATCTGGTTGGAGGTGACCCCCACGCGGTAGGCGCCGCCGATCGGGTCGTCCACGATCCCCTCGAAGCTCGTCCACCAGGTGTAGCCGAAGCGCCCGCGCAGCGGCCCGGCGGCGTAGCTCCGCAACGGGCTCCAGTCGAGCCCCGATGCCTGGTGGCGCTCCCGCAGGCTGGCGTGGATGGTCTTCAGCGGCTCGCGCACGCTTCCGAACGTCCACCCGGCGTACTCGACGATGGGCTTCAGCGCGGTGAGGCGGTAGAGGTAGCGGTCGGGCGGACACTGCGCGGGCCGCCCGGCAGGGGCGGAGCGGAACCAGTCGGCCTCCTCCAGGTCGGCGAGGAGCGCGTCGTCGAACGTGTACGGATGCGGGAACCCGTGCTTCTCCAGCAGCGCGTCCAGCATGTTCAGCGCCCCCTGGAAGCTCGGCTGGCGGGCGGCCGCCAGGCGGCGCAGGCTCCCGTAGACGGCGGCGAGCTGTTCGTCGGTGGACGCGGCGGGGTCGTGCGGATCGGGCATCGAGCGCTCCTGCGAACGGGCGGGACGGCGAAGGTGAAGGCTCCCGCGCGAACGGGCCGGGCCCCGGCGTCGGAGAACCGGACGCCCGGGCGGCGGGTGCGCGGGTGTACAGGGGCAAGCCTCTACGGGGCGGCGCTAAACTGGCGAGCCGCGGGGGAGGCTCCGCGCGCAAGTCCCGTGCCGATTCCGCCTTAAGTTGTTTCATGCGCAAATGCCTCCAGGGCAAAGACTTACGTATGTGGCGAAGGCGATTCTGATGCGCCGGGTGCCACGTTGTGTGGCGGCGCGTCCACACTCCTGGGACACCTGTTCCCGGCCGGGGCGGCGGGACCGGGGCGGGCCGGGTGGGCGGCGCGGCGGGGTGTCCTCCGGACCGCTCCCCCGGGTGGACGCGTTTCTGGACACCGGCCGCGGCGGCGCCTAAGCGCACGAGGCGGCGGAATTCCGCAAAACCCGGCCGGGCGGCGGGCGCGCGGGGGTGCGATCTGCCAGGCGCCGTAAGTCTTTGCGCGGGTGTGACTTCTCGAAACGGCGGCTCGTCTTCGTAGCACTTCCGGGTGCGGCACCGGCCTTGCAACGGCCCCGGCGAACACTCGCCCAGCAGTCTCACGCAGTCGTGAAGGCCCTCTGACGGAGGTAGGGGATGATGAACGTGCATGCGAAGAAGCTCACCGTGGCGCTGGCCGCGGCCACCCTGGCGGTGCCCGGGCTGGCCGGGTGCGCCTCGATGAACAA encodes:
- a CDS encoding ATP-dependent DNA helicase RecQ; amino-acid sequence: MTTVADAGAPTADIHEVLRSSFGLEEFRPGQEEVIRAVLEGRDALVIMPTGAGKSLLYQLPALLLPGLTVVVSPLIALMKDQTDKLDELGVDAWTINSSLSAREKREAEAAVVEGEGKILYVTPERFRDRDFFELLLERQVSLFVVDEAHCVSQWGHDFRPDYMMLGGIAQRLGGPPVMALTATASPEVREDIVHQLRMQDVFVHVAELVRPNLFLEVVPTVNESEKDAALERWLRRAEGTGIVYVATVKEAERIHREFGERHELALYHGKLGPAERHEAQDRFMAGQVKAVVATNAFGLGIDKPDIRFVVHYHFPGSLEAYYQEAGRAGRDGLPSRCTVFYRVEDSQVQGYFLGGKYPDLQEAIAVARIVNNTALEEKRALDQIAEMADVPRRKARIVLTLLKRHGMVREHRGGVWERLAPDVTAADLSRELTDYEERRQRDRRKLEEMIRYCRTARCRTKMILEYFGESRPEGFACGHCDNDVNPPAARLEAEARREGAAEPALSPSTADADEEEAPAFAVGEEVVHGTFGEGMVLGVNGDRVEVDFAGHGTRVVKIDFLRAVG
- the tmk gene encoding dTMP kinase, producing the protein MSDSHGSAPQQRGRFIVLEGIDGSGTTTQLGALRAHFERTGRRAVFTHQPSDGPVGMLIRLALQRRLVGANYDSHDPEHPSRREAEQFDAQALALLFAADRADHVATQVRPNLQAGRHVVCDRYLLSTLAYQGLHADLDWLVAINRPALVPDLTLFLDLPAAAAAERMRRARWRREMYETEREQQAIRDRYLEVIGRGLPALGRVEVVDASRPAEEVSAELAARVEAFLGAAARP